The genomic region CCGCCGTTCCGCACCCCGCGGCTCCGCAGCCCTTTGCGCCGCGCATCGCGCCGCCGCAGCACCCACCGCTCGTCCAGCCCGCGCGCCAACCGGTTCCGCCCAGCCGTCACGAACTGGCCAAAATCGTGGCGTCGGCTCCGCCGAATCCGCCGCCGGTCCCGCAGGCATCGGTTCAGCCGGCCCCGCAGCCGACGCAACCGGTCGTGGAACCGCACCCGGCCATGAACGTGGCCGCCGTGCCGGTGAGCCTTCCTACCGCGTCCGCCGTCGCCGTCACGTTAAAGTTCCCCCCGACCGCGGCGCCTTCGCCGGTACCGACGAGCGCTCCAACCGCGCGGCCCACGCAACGGCCTCCGTCGCCGACCGCGGCCCCCTCGCAGCCTCCCGCCACGCCGGCGCCGGTTGCGAGCGCTACTGCCGCGCCCACCGCGGCTCCCGCAGCTCCGGCAGCCAAGCGTAGCCCCACCCCGCAGGCCAGCGCCCTGCCGGCCGCGCGCGCATCCGCCAGCCCGGCCAAGAACGCCGGAGTCCCGAGCCCGGGGCCGACCAGTGCCGCGGTTCCGGCCAAGACCGCCGGCAAGGCCGCGCGGCCGGGCCCCAAAGGGCAAGCATCCCCGGGTCCGCGGGCCGGAAATGCTCCCGGGAAAGCCAAGCCGGGTCCATCGCGAGCGGTAAACCTCCCGCCGAGTCCGTCTCCGCGCGCGGGCCATGGCACCTCGAGCAAACCGTCGATCGACCTGAACGCTCGACTGCGCGCGATGCTTCCGCACAATGCCGTGCATCCCGAATTCAAACAATACGTTCCCCCGGTCTCCTTGCGCGGCCGCCTGGTGCCGACCCCGCCGCCGGAGGTTGTGGCGCAGACCAAGTTCCGTCTCACCGAGACCGGGAGCGGCAGCGAGAACCGCATCGAGATGTGGGTCGCGAGCGTCCGTCATGAAGGCCCGCTCACGCTTTGCACCGGATGGCTGTTGCGCTTCCCGCACGCTGCACGCCAAAATCCTGGCGGCGCGAACGGAACGCAGATCAGCATCTTCGGTGGCCGTACCAAGGCGCCGCTCGCACCATTCGACGAAGGCTTGAACCCGATCGTCGAACCTAACGCCACGGTAACGTGCAACGAACGGCGCCTCACCCCGTTCTCGCCTGCTTCCTCGTCGCCGTGATGCGCGTCATTCCCACTTGAAGACCGATCTTGGTCGCAGTACAATGAAGCCGTACCCGATGGGTACGGACTTCGTGAATTGACGAACGAAGGAGGGCGGTTGGAACCGCAAGATCCACCGGGCAATAACGCCCGCGAGGCACGCGCAACATAGGGCCACGCTCCCCACGGACTGAGCCCACGCAAGCCGGACGATACTCCGGTAGCGCGTCGATCGCATCAGAACGTTCGAGACCAAAAACGTCGGGCCACACCCACCGCGGGGTTGCGGCCCGACGCGTTTTTCGGTATGCTGAGAGCGGTTTTCGATCGTAAGCGTGGGCAGGTCCCGCGCTTCGTTGTTGTAAGGGGGCGCTTTCGGCGGCATGGACAAGGAGAGCCTGGTCATCGCTTTCGAGCGCGAACTCGACGCGATCGTCCACGATCCGGCGTACGCCGATGTCGAGGTGGTGCTGCATGCGGCACGCCCGCATCGTAAGGCCGTCGCGCTGACCGTGACGATCGACAAGGTCGGCGGCGTCGATCTAGCGACTTGCGAGCGTATCGCGGCGCGGATCAACGACGCACTCGAAACGATCGAAGAAGAGTATTCGCTGGAAGTCGAATCCGCGGGGCTCGAGCGTCCGCTCGTGCGTCCGGCCGATTACGAGCGATTCGCCGGAAAGAAAGCCCGCGTGGTTACCACGCTGACGATCGCCGGCGCAAAGACGCACCGCGGCATCCTTCGGGGGCTACGAGGCGAAACGGTAATCCTGGAAACCGAGAACGGCGAATTGCCGTTGCCGGTAGCAACGATCAAATCGGCGAATTTGGAGTACGATCCGCGCGCCGATCTGCAACGCGATAAACGTGAACGGAAAACACATGGCTGAACCGGTAGCTGAAGAAAAACTCATCGACGTCCTGTCGTTCATTGCGAAAGAACGCAACATTCCATTCGAGATGCTGCTCGAGGCGCTCGAAGCCGCGCTGTTAAC from Candidatus Dormiibacterota bacterium harbors:
- a CDS encoding ribosome maturation factor RimP, with the translated sequence MDKESLVIAFERELDAIVHDPAYADVEVVLHAARPHRKAVALTVTIDKVGGVDLATCERIAARINDALETIEEEYSLEVESAGLERPLVRPADYERFAGKKARVVTTLTIAGAKTHRGILRGLRGETVILETENGELPLPVATIKSANLEYDPRADLQRDKRERKTHG